A stretch of the Theileria equi strain WA chromosome 1, complete sequence genome encodes the following:
- a CDS encoding hypothetical protein (encoded by transcript BEWA_027940A): MVGQYEAAIDISKVPGKHDLEEDGDKNNEYYYQDGKEGIIVILTENLPKAPGYKKLEYKPEDHGTQIKGIKKGDTPQNVLPNPSGYSNVTEVAVYYWELDSSYSNPLLIQLVELGSDDKYYTWQSGNNWHQQSDITADTLKENLDRQNCKRNGAHIVNISYKLRGTTSYGIGYYCPVCNQRITVSYLDPPDHDHYHYYSHTIGHPGSSSSISVSGFKDKDNYQVGLPPVKGAQFISVYWRQFTGKPLLIAYQQRPEGWFKRNASDGNTWSEVSPNLIPDPRDTSHYRNKIKELLDLKEYYPKLTPDLSKIDKYSDSSGISIIVKVVSRGAYIIEHSLNGQQFKLDKVKHKNNVLKGISSDYPLISITAYYDKDGNPETEDKFDLVELAVQILESGIHYTRYIYYGRPTTTRENSWYAFLNLGTRPSEEDLRKEVDRINELKDKKYNMDQILKASMQVAKPGVGAGVAGLGGWKLWSVLATLV; encoded by the coding sequence ATGGTTGGCCAATATGAAGCTGCTATCGATATCAGCAAAGTGCCTGGAAAACATGACCTAGAAGAGGATGgtgataaaaataatgaataTTATTATcaagatggtaaagaaggGATAATTGTAATCCTCACCgaaaatcttccaaaagcTCCTGGATACAAGAAACTAGAGTACAAACCAGAAGACCATGGTACACAGATTAAAGGGATTAAGAAGGGAGACACTCCTCAGAATGTGCTTCCTAACCCTTCTGGATATTCCAATGTCACAGAGGTGGcagtctactactgggaaCTTGATTCTAGCTACAGCAACCCTCTCCTAATTCAACTTGTTGAACTTGGTAGTGATGATAAATACTATACTTGGCAATCTGGTAATAATTGGCACCAGCAAAGTGATATAACTGCTGACACTCTCAAGGAGAATCTTGACAGGCAGAACTGCAAGAGAAATGGCGCCCATATCGTAAATATCTCGTACAAGCTTCGCGGAACTACCTCGTATGGTATTGGTTACTACTGTCCAGTTTGTAATCAGAGAATTACGGTAAGCTATCTTGATCCACCTGATCATGACCATTATCACTACTACTCACACACTATTGGACATCCTGGTTCTTCGTCCTCAATCTCAGTCTCTGGCTTTAAGGACAAAGATAATTATCAAGTTGGACTCCCACCTGTTAAAGGTGCCCAGTTTATATCTGTCTACTGGAGACAGTTTACTGGTAAGCCTCTTCTCATTGCCTACCAACAAAGACCAGAAGGATGGTTCAAAAGAAATGCTAGTGATGGCAACACTTGGAGTGAAGTATCCCCGAATTTGATACCTGATCCTAGAGATACTAGTCACTATAGGaataaaatcaaagagCTCCTAGACCTTAAGGAATATTACCCTAAACTTACCCCGGATTTATCTAAGATAGATAAATATTCCGATAGTAGTGGCATAAGTATAATTGTTAAAGTTGTTTCTCGAGGTGCTTATATAATTGAGCACTCTCTGAATGGCCAACAATTTAAACTTGATAAAGTTAAGCACAAGAACAACGTTCTAAAGGGTATAAGTTCTGATTATCCCTTGATTAGCATTACGGCCTACTATGACAAAGATGGTAATCCTGAGACTGAAGATAAATTTGACTTGGTTGAACTTGCTGTTCAAATACTTGAAAGTGGGATTCATTATACCAGATATATATACTACGGAAGACCTACTACAACTAGGGAAAATTCATGGTACGCATTTCTTAACTTAGGCACTCGGCCTAGTGAGGAAGATCTGAGGAAGGAAGTAGATAGAATTAATGAACTGAAAGATAAGAAATACAATATGGATCAGATCCTCAAGGCATCCATGCAAGTTGCTAAACCTGGAGTTGGTGCAGGGGTCGCTGGATTGGGTGGTTGGAAACTATGGTCTGTACTTGCGACTCTAGTTTAA